A region of the Clavelina lepadiformis chromosome 9, kaClaLepa1.1, whole genome shotgun sequence genome:
TATGCCGCTTGATAAAATATCGGGAACCATTCCTTCTGCAGAATCTTTCTCTGCACCCACAACCTAGAACATCAACCACAGACAGCCTGGGCAACAACCTGTTTCACctatttacaacaaatacaaaaacaatgttatactttttattttagtacaaaaatagcaaaaaaacTAAATACAGTGTATATCTCTGACAGATTACTGAAACTAGTCgtaaaaaactaaattttgtgCAACCCCAAAATGTAGAACCACTACGTACTATTGATCTAAACATATATACAACACAAATGGCATCGAAAAGGGAAACTCAAATCAATGGCATGTTGTACAAATTAGTGTGAAAGGTTATACagaagtttaaaaatgaatatcAACATAAGCAAATAGAAAACGTTCTAACAGtgtttggttttgcttaatttatatgtaaataatttaaaacaaatagaaatatttttgaacaattaacaactttgtcaaaataatgaaaaacttTCAGCTAAAAGACAGGGTAACTTCATTAAACTcagaaaaatttatcaaaaaaattacaatcaaATTCATATCATGCACAAGTTATGCCTGATAGCACACTTAAGATTGCGTTGCCACAGCAACAaccattttttttattttttcatcattttttataatatttgcTTTGGTAGCGGCCATTCTGTTGCGATATGAAGCAATACTTTGATCCAATTCCTGCAGTTCAAGGTTAAGAGGTTCAATATTATTCTGTGTGACAGTTTCCTCCTCTTTAAGCTTTATTGCATgctgtttattttcattattccAAAACTTTAATTCATTCTGCATCGCATCCATGTCCTCCTGGATGTAGTCGATGATCTTTGCCAAAGGAGCAGCGCTCTGGCAGAGTTTCTGGACAGAATTCCTCAGCTGATCTATCTCTTTCATAATCATCTGCCTCTCTTTTTGTTGCTGGGCAGTGGCCACTTTCGATCTCTGTATTTCAGTGTGTTTTTGTTTACCACCCTGTTGTCCTGCTGCCGCATACTCCCACTCTTTTTTTGTCTTCAAAATTTCTGTAACCAGATGACCTGGAGTCTTGTCCTCGTCCTCATCATGAGCGGCATCATTACCATTGACATCTGGTACTGTTGAAGCTTCGAAGTCTGGAACATTATTCTCTTCAATAACAAACTGCTCATCGTCATCTGATGGTGTGGTGTCCTGATCCCGGTCAACAATAATTGGTGCAGTACGCTGCTGTCCACCACTATCAATTCTCCCTTCAACTGAAGATTCCTTTTGTTTCCGCACTCTAGGAGCTGCAGGTCTGGCACTTGGTGGACGGGCAAGTTTTCGAGGAGCAGTTGTATTTGGATCCGGACTATCAGCTTGACCATCAGGATCAGCAGTCCTAGATGTTGCTGGTCTTCGTCTTTGGCCTTTTGCAGAAGCAGGTCTTGGTGCTCTGGTAGGAGCATTGCTCTCTGCACCCTCTACTGTCTCCCTGGAACTGGGATCTTGGTTAAGATTTTGTGAGTCTACATCTCCTTCATCTCCTGGCTTTGATGGAGTGGATCCTTCTTCTTCCTCCTCCTGTTGTCTCTTGTCACGATGTTTGCTTCGCCGATCACGATCTTTGCGTCCATGGCTCGCCTCTTCTCCTTCTGGAGGTTCTTTATTCTTCTCGGAGCTTTGCTCTCGATCCTTCCTCCTGCCTGAAGAGGAACGGTGTCTTTTGTCTGCGCTTCTTTCCCGCTTACCATCGGAAGAGCGATCATGTTTGCTCCTCTTCTCGGTCGGAGCTTCTCTCTGATCACTGCTGCCATCTGACTTTTTTGAACCAGACGGTGGCTTTTCACGGCCGCCACCACCACGTCcttgtttcattgttttacCGCCTAAAATCATTTCCACAGCGTCGACTGAAGATAGCTTTTTGCGAATACATCTTGCCATAGACTGTAAAAGTTCATTGGAATTCTCTGGCTCATGCCCAGCTATTATCTTTGATGGACGAGCTGATAAAGTATTACCACCAACCAAAGTTACGCAGtcaataactttttgcaagaaGTTAATTTTGTCTTCTTTTGCTGTCACATTCTTTGAATCCATTTCTTCATCAGTAAACAAACCCTTCATGAAACCGCTTGTTCGAATGACTTCCGTACAAATATCATGCAAAAATCGAAATGGTGGCTTACTTAAGAGTTTCTCTGTCAATGGTGGTTTTTTAATTATCTTTCCTAAAGTGTCTTGAGTTTTCTTGACAACTTCTGGATTCATCTTTAGATATCTGTCTTCGGGACTGAAGGAACGAAAATGCTAGGGCTATTTAGTAATATACAATCATAAAAATAACCTACACAGCTTTGGTAATACAGAAATCATGAAAATGTTATCATCAAGCACAAACTTAAAACACGTCTATAGTCTTCATCATCTAATGTTGACAACTGAAATCTCTCTCTCTAACCGTTACGATTATTCAAATTAAACTAGCCTAATGTATGTCACATTTGCAAATCTTTTTGACACAGGATTTATATTACAACTGCTATTGAACTGAATTACCAGATCTACAGCTGAGAAGTCAGTGTCCAGACTTGAAACTTTGATGTTTTGGAGGAGAAATCCTCAGTGCAACAAAGACCGtccaaaaacataaaagttcTGTGCATATTAGGGTAAGAAACAACAGcaccattacaaagaaaatgaagtgatttttacttatttttaaaaacaataaaaatatgctGATTTCGAAAATGCAAAACTATCGAGCCTAGTATACAAGcgcacaaccagatgatgtCACCATTTGAGTAGCTGAGGCCTAGTATAAAAATGAACTATCTGCTACAAATAACCCCTCTGCTTTTATGTATCTTATTCGAATGATCCATTCTATATCTTGTTTCCAATTTACTTACACTAACACGGTAACATCTTGCATGAAGAGGATCTGCTCtggtgcaaaaactttttattttacttttagtaATTTTACATCAACTGTTGAGCCAGATTATACAGATCCTGGGCAATTATGATATGCAGTAATATTTTTACGCAATGCTTATTCTGTTCCATGGTCGAAAGTGTGGAACCTGCAGAGTTAATATCAATACGCATGCCAGacccctactggaaagtttgcttttgtgCACCGGTAcaacattaaaatgtaatGCCAGAATTTGTTCCGTGCTGACGTAATACATATGCTATAATATAGAATATCGAGCGAAACGACATTCTGCACCAGAAAATTGGCACATAAGCCAACTTTCTTCACCACAAAAATCATCTGCcacatcatacaaactttctgGGTCTAGTACAGGAGCGCACAAcaaaatgacgtcaaaatttgagtagctgggttctagtatacaaatgacCCTTCTGCTACAAATAACCCAACTTTTTGTATATCCATTCACCTCACCTAGCTGcccatttttaacaaaaggcTTCTTGATCTACCTTAGTCActtcaaataataaacaaatataaatctGTTGCTTCAAGCgccaatttacaataaataaacaaagaactagCCTATATTCATAACATTTTATTCTTAAAAAAGCGACAGCAGATTTCTGCACTTATTTCAATATAATACACTGGGTACCGCTTACTGTTATGAGCCAAAACAAATAACCTATTGCTTTACATATTTTACCTACCTACAGTCCTAAGCCTACTAGGCCAAGTCCAAAAGTTGTGCTAGCGTGCCCTAACAACCAGTTATTTCCCTACTGCGATCAACGTTTTAATTTCTGTACATTTCTGATAAGAATTTGTGGTAACCGTCGCACACAACATAAACATCGGCCGACATGAGGTTTATTACCGCTGTTACGGGATTAACGCATGACGATTATAAAACCCTTTTTAAACCTTACAGAAACAATACGCAGGATTAACTTGGTAACTTGGTTCAAGTAAGTGTGCAGATATGTTTAATTATATTGTCCAAAGTATAAACATATTGGCTAATcagtaaatttgtttaagtAGCTTGAGGTGGATTATAACAAGAGTTTAATGGTTACACGATTGCCTTAGAGAAAGCGACCGTGCTAATACAAGTTAACCTTAAGTTCTTCGTAAGTTaatcttaaataaaaaaaatctacacaaatgtattaaacaaaaacatttttataataatatttagtTTTTTACAATATCTCTTTGAACAGATGTGGGTAAATTTACATCAAAGGTATCTTTGGATAGCACCATAGCACTAGCACCATAGCACGGCCCATGGCCACTAGGCCTAaaccttttttaattttttttttttattaacaacacaacaacaacaagaaataaataaacagtaaggaatataaaaatattaatatactaataataatatatactgtaaaagAAATGGCAAAgcacaattacaaaaatgcaaatcaCAAGCATAGCAGGTAAGACCTCCATTTACTCGAACAGCGCCAGATTAGATAGGCTACTATAACTTTAAGGttaagtttaatttgaaatgaacGTAGATTTAAGTAACCGTTACCTCGAGATACTTGCTCTGTAGCGATGAATAACGTCACGATGCGATGATCGGATTTAACGCCGGGTACAACGTCATTTATTGTAACTTTTGGCAGCAGGTGCTGCGATATAAAAAAAAGTCTATCCTTGTCGCTGTAGGCCTATACGGTCGTGTTTGAATAGGagtaaattttttcaatacgGATTTTTAGCCCCGAAAGCATCACAAACCATCAAAGACGCTACTTCTATGTGGTTGACCACGCATGTCTGCGCTCGTTTATTAGAGTGGCGTCCAACTTTATCTAATGGATCGTTTATAGCTAAATTAAAATCACCGCCCATTACGCAGCTGTTTAAACGTATTTCATATAATGTTTGTACAAACAATTTCTCATAAAACTCAGGTACATCGTTATTTGGCCGGTACACATTAACCAATAGCCTATAATTGAGATATCGTCAATACCTACTTTTAGAATTTGGTTTCTTGCAAGGTTATCCGATAGAAATTTAACGTGCATGTAAGAAAGATCCTTAGAAAACATTGCACACTCTCCTTTGGAGTTAGGGCGCCCATGAGCCAAAACTGTCAACTCAACTTGTCAACTGAGTTATGtgttttttgcaatattatGATGTTATACTTCTTggatttcaaaaaatgaaaaatagattttttttaattggacATTGCAGTCCGCAAACATTaaatgaagcaattttcaagaAAGCCATTTgtgatcaaaataaaaattgaactACAACTATGactttttgactctaatagcTATATCAAACTCATATTTCAGTCTACATTGAAAGGAGTAGGCTATTTTTCATTTCTAGCAAAAGACTGGACACATATAGCTTCACAATGGTGGCTAATAATTTTACAGCTACAGTTAGGGTTACTgcgggatcacgtcaattgaccgtgaagGAGGACCTAGAGTAGTTCTCATTAACTTATGCTGTCTTGAACAATGGGATGTCATGCAGTCTGCATATCATCTCGGTTCCAAATCATTAGGCTTTTATATAGCGTTGATCAAGATCATGCTTCGATCACGCGATCTTCATGAGATCGTACTTGGTGCATGGCAATTAAGGATCCGCTTAAAACCTAGATCATGTGATCACAGTTTAAGCTTTAATCCTTGATCAAGATGATCTGCAGTGGTGCATCCCACCCTAACAGTGCTACATTTACACTTGAATCAAATCTTTTTACAGCCCACACAATCGAAGAGACGTTCGGCGGTTCTGAATTCTGGTTGAAATATTCTGAAACACGGAAGTTTTCTTGTCGAATCTTGACAAAGAGGGCATGACACGGTAGTTTCTCCGAACAGTAAAAGAAATTGCTGCTGATCGTCACAACAAGAAGTTATGACCTCATACTGATCTTGCACGCCCTACAATGAAAAGAAAGACAATCTTTGAAGTCCTGCTTTCAGCATGACACTTGGGCTGTGTAACGTTGAAGTTCTTTTGGCAGCAACTCATGGTTTTCTTTTTGGGGTGTTGGTGTACATTTTCTGGGCTAAACAATGGTCTTTTCACGTCTTTATTTTCTTCGTTGCTCGGATTTGTTATGTCTTCCAAGATTAGATTCGACGCAGCCTCCGTCGGTTTGCCAGAAGGTGTTGGATATGATAGGTTGGTTGACGTCATCATTGGTTGTACATACGGCCAATAAACCTAAAAACTGTACAGCTGCTTCAGGTATTGTGACGCTATCTACCGCCACAAAAGATTTTACTCTTGTACAAATATCATAGAAATCAATAGGTTTATAGAGAGACTGCTTTTGTGGGTCAGTCACACTTACAGGCAGGTCAGCTAGGATAGGCTAGAGCCGCTAGATGAAAGGTTCTGTATGCGCTTAGCGCTTGGAGTTGTGCTTGCTGTGACGATTGGGATTGGTGTTGATGAAATTACCAGTACGTAAGTTTACATCTAGGCTTATGTACCGGTAAcctattatttaattaaactaGCTAGGCCTAGGCTAAATAGATTTGGctaatgtttttattcattgtaTAGGCTGTTGTTCACTATAAGGTCAACATCAGTATATTTGAGTGATTTTGTCATTAGGTTACAGTACGGTATTATGTTATATATACCTCATATTACACCTCTTTACCGGTACTGTCTGACTATTGGCTATAACAAACCTTAATCAAGCTAATGTtttatgacgcattggtttGGTACTTGCCTATATGATAATCCGATTCCTACCATATCTCCTTATCATGCAACATGGTATTTTTCTTATGGTTTGGTTATAAGCGAATTTTTTGTCATACGATAAAGGCAACAGACTGTTAGTCCATGCAGTGTGTGCTATAAAACAGTCGTTTGCTGAAAAACCTAGGTTTGGTTGGTGGCCCTGCTAAAAGCACCACTGTCTGACTGTAAAACTGTTATTAATAACTTGCAAGCCCTACcagaaagtttgtattatgtGCAAGATTTCTCCGGCGCAGAAAATTGTCTTCTGAGCCAATTTTCTGGAACAGAATTGCCGTATTGTCTTATATTGTATATAATGAGTAGCCTATTAAGTtggtatggtgcaaatttttgcgTTAAATTTATTGGCGCATTTATCCGACACACCGAAAGCAAACTTTCAAGTAGGGcttgcacgttttaaaccATCAAAGttttgggtctagtgcagaagtgcacaatcGCGTGATGCATTAGTATACTAGACCTCTGCAGAcccaaattgtgacgtcatttggttgtccacttctgcactagacccaaagTTTTGCTACTTTTTTCCTATATATCAATTGTTTGTAAGCATATTTCTTGGATTCTTGAGCAACTGTGTAATAAATAAGTTACCACCATTTTATCGCCCCTCAGTCaaaggtgaaaaataaatgatacgACACGTAATTACTCGGAGGATCAACCGGGAAGTTTCTTCCGATAATTCTCTGATACAATAACTAGTTCTCGACAAAAAACCATTCATGTTTTGTTCAGACTGGTACAGAAGCAAAAGAGACTCTTAGACTGTTGCCACGACGCTCTCTGGTTGCCATGGCGCTCTCTGGTTGCCACCCACTTTTGCAACACCAACTCACCACATATTCTTCGTTTCCTATAAATTGAAAAgcttgtcatattttcatccGCATTGTCTGTTTTACTCGACGGGACATTAATATCTGATGAAATGAGGATTAGCTTATATCAGACGTTTCATTCGATATAGGTAGGTTTGAAACCCATTAATAAATAgaatttaatcattttaagaGCAAAATGTTCTAAGTTAAAACTTAATTTGCTGGAGCCAAAATAATGGAAATGATACATTTACAATCCAGACCCTGATGTTTTGATAGATGCTGCAACCATTATCAATGTTGACATTGACATTGGAATTGAATTTAATCATTTCAATACGATAATTGTTATTTCATTAGTAATTAATGTCCTGTTGTGTAAAACAGATAGGTAGAGACGATATGAAAAAGGAAACgagtcattttttgtttagaaaataaaTGAGAAAACTTCACCAACAGGCCTTCAATGAATACATAGTGACGTCAAAGTTGTCACATAGGTGAGGTAAGTTAGGCATGTGATGATATCGGTAGATACTGCCACCTCAGTTCCTCATCGATCTTTTGTAAGTAAAAGCCAAAGTTGCCgtgtttgtttattgtgtttttagtGCAAGAGCGAAACTTTGATAATAATGGACCATCTTTGGGACCGTTGAAAACTTGCTTAATTAAATCAGTAATGCCTTCTTGGCATTTGGTCTAAAGCAGATTTATTAAACTTGTCTCCAGATTTGATGGCAATGACTACTATTTAACTTGTTCCATACATGAGCAATTTATTTAGATTAAATACCAACAACACAAACAGATGTGGGTCTATCAAATGTGTTTTTTGCAGATTGACTTCACTGACTTTTTGAATGATTTTACCTACTCATTAGTCCAGTATAACCGTAattattgtaaaattaaaGTGACTGGTCACATTAGGTAGTTGATTAAACATGGTATATAATCCGACAGTTCTGCCCAAAAATAATGTGATTGCTTTATCTGGATTTAATTCCATATattaaaaagcagaaaaaaatttaatcaaggATAAAAAGGTTGAATTGCTGTCTTGTTATATGGCTGGGGATGATTGTTAACTCAGGTTCTGCTgtataataaacaaacgaaTGCTCACAACATTATTATGAGTCATGACATCTGCATGAAAACATCATTAAGCTATTATTGTGTGAATATGATGTCAGAGTGTTTATCATATACGTCATAaggtttgcaaatattttttaagactTGATATAATGAgacttttaaataaacattgaTATAATTGTTTCTGACTCATCTGGAATTTTTTAAGAAAGACAAATTGAACTTTTCAATCAAGTATTTTTGCTCTCAGAGATACACAGCAAAACTTTCATtgtataacatatgtactgaTGCAATTTGATATCAAAGGCtcttaatttttgttgttaatcaTTGACTACTTTGTCCTTTCCTGGAAAGTCCTCTTTTTTGTTGTTAGGATTAGTGTAAACTTCTATTGGTGTTTCCAATGGGGAACTAACGTACTTGTAAATACCAAGTGGTAAACTACCGTACTTCTTCTTTGTGTACTAAATCGTAACTTATAAATTGCTACATCAACCTTTTTACACTGTTACCTTGAAATCATGATGGTTTATTGtttatgatgatgatgatagGTTATATACAGGAAAAGAATTTGCTGATTTGTAAAACCttaataaaacaagttttactgaATGCACAGCTGCAAATATTAAGCATTATAAGCTGAGCCATCAAATTAGCAGAATGTTATTCATCATTAGACTATAACATCATAGCAGATTTTCATTGTCTATGACATATTAAAaatctgaatttttttatcataataTTTACCTTCTCAATacgatatatatatatatacctgtataactatttctttttttttttgatgtaGACATTTTGTTAAGTGTTACATATACGTCAAATtgtgtaatttattttgtggTTGTTCTGCTAGCGAAATGGTGATTATGAACAATGCACATGATTTGCATACTGGTCCAGACATACCTTATGGAAGTTATGGACAGGGAATTACCTTAGAACCATTTTTACATCAAGTAAGTTGTGTAAATATACATAAAAAGCAAGAATTTAACAGAGTATTAAGATCTACAATATTGGTGGGCCTACATATTTAACTCAAGCATTATCAGACAGTAATTTTTTAACCATTGCACAGTCTCACagtttaaaatgtaaacaattgtGATAAATGTAATTTATAACTAAAGAATTAAAAGTTTACTGACATTTGCATGACAGCATTTTGTCACTCTCAGGTATCTGGTCGAGCTACGATGATGTGTTTGAATGAAACAACTGTATGCAAACCATTGAATTACCGTGAgcattttttttacaaatctCTACCACCagacattttgcaatttactcCAAGATTCAAAGGTTAGTATTTTTTCACGATAATTCTTTTTACTGGTAACTGTGCAAGTAGGAGTCAACTTTCCTTTAGtcattgtatttattttcCTTCCTGCAGCGTTTGGTTTAATCTGCTTTGCTTCACAGCAGACACTGTATCTTACTCTTTGACAACAAAATCTCTGTTGTCACGCTGTGTAATTTATAACACTTGTTTGCAAGGTTAATTGCCGACAACATGCATGGTAGTCTTCATTGACATGACGTGTATAACATACCTATGAATTTCCAATAGAGTTCACAGTTATGTATCATTGCCTCGCAATGTGTAGAAGGCGATTGACTGTTTGATAAGCAAATGTCCGCAGAGTTTCGTCACGTTGCAATGATTTATTGTGTGGGCAGGTTTGGCATGACTATCTGCAATGTTTTTCCTTTTCATCTTACTGGTGGCAGCAAACTACTTGTGCATGCTTTCAGGTTATTATCATTTAGAGATATAAAAATCTTGTTTATGCCATGCTTCTTGTTTGCATCTCATTTGTGGGTTGCACTTCgcagatttgtttgtttgtgctAGCTCTTGTGCTTTGCCAAGGGCAATAAACAAGTGTAGTGCTGCATGATCGTTTCTACTATACGTTTTGTCTTGTGTTACTGAGTTTCATTATCCTGTTTAACTAAATGCAAATTTCATACAATGGCTGTTGCTTTATCGGTACCGtaactgtatatatatatgggtTTTTAATTCGGATAACACACATAATTATGGTTATTTTTGGTAGCAGACATTTTCCTGACTGCTAAATGTATTTCTGAGTAGtgagaaaatttaattttctccTTTTTTGATTGCATTAAATCATTTTAGTTCACAATTTCTTATAATAAAAGTTCAGAGAAgatgaaatatttacatattatcATACTATCTATATCTAGATATTACTATATAGACTGAAATTTAACTATAAAAAATAGATATATGTAGTTCAACATTCGAATCAAAATTAGTACTCGgtgtataaaaacatttttctatcGTATTCAGGAGTAGTGAATGTCAACATAGAGGAGGCAGCAGACGGGTCCGTTATCTTGACGGCTTACCCATATCAGGCTGACGAAGATTCGGAAAATCTGATGAAATTGCCAGATGCTTTTTACAGCAGTGAAGAGGAACAGGTACGTTTATTtccatttaatttaaattataagCATCACGACAGGTTTTTGCGGTCTGTTACTTATTCCGTGCCctgttgatttattttgtaacttgAGCTTGTGCTTTTCTGCTATACTCAGTCTCACGCTACATGTATTATTTGCATCATGGAAACACAATGCATTTAAAGCAATGATTTATTGTGTTTCACACCAATttattcattatttacttTCTTCACTTTATTTTGCTGTGAAAACATGAACACACCAAAGAATCCAATTTGCATAGATTGCAGTTGAGATTAAACATGAAGAACACTGAGACAATACTACTGAAACAtggatgtttttgttttaatctaGTTGACATATGTCTATTGCCGATCTTAGGTTGAAAAGTTTTACGCTTTTGTAACTAGTTTGACTAACGCTGGAAAGACAAGTTCTTCATAGCAACTTGCCCGTGATAAACCATTAATCACCAAGACCTTGGCATAGTACAcagatgaaaatatttttttatcaatcTTTGTATCATAAATTATGGTACTAGTTTAGTCTTACTGAGAATTGATACCAGTTATGACAACGTTTTACCAACAAAAGCATTTGTCATTATTAATGATTAGTAATGTCGGCATCACTTCCTGTGATAGAAAAAGTGAAGCGTTACAGCAGTGATGGTCACATTACTGCATAAGTACGTGCTGTTTGTGTAATAATGCTATCTAACACAAAACACATATGTATGATATGTATCTGTGACGTTGTGAAGACAACGTGATTATATTGCCTAATGACTTCCAGGCTTATTTTTTATGGTGTAAAtataattgttgtttttttctatGATGTTGAAGAGCAAAAATAGTGTTTATGATACTAtttattgtaatatttttgaattatgTAAAGTGTATATCTAACATTGTTAACCTTGGTTACGTTGATAAGATTACATTTACTCATATTGACATCTGCATTTACTAGTGTTATGAAGATTCTTTTTGAAGTGTCATGATTTGTATGGAGCTTTGTGTTCCTCATTTTTCAATCATTTCCACACTTCCTGTCCCTGCGTATAAGTGATATATGTGGTTTTATTGTTGCAGTTTCCTATATAAGTATACCATTTAACTGGCCAGCGTGAGTTGTTTCGAATAAGCTTTTGTTGCTTTCGGCTGATGGTATTAATTGCTATGAATGAAGTTTTCTTAGCAAACTGTTGTTATGAAGCTTGTCTGGCTCAGTGTGTTGGTGCACTCATTGTATGTGTTGCTAGGCAGtatattcatttttatatatattccCATAATGATGTGGTGCTTCTTGTGGTCATTGATATCACGACTTCAAAGAGTGCTGTTGGAGCAAAATTAACGGTCTTTTGGTTTTCTTCTTTAAAATGACTAAAATCGTGACATGTTTACACTGTTTCAGGAGTCTGAAAGTTCAACAAAAAACCATACATCTATTGAAAGAAATTCGGCAGATATAATTCCTCAATCTCCCCAGAAAAGGTGCCAGTAAcctttttaaaatatcattgTGACCTCAAACAGCTATTGTGTCTCCTCCCAAAACGCATGCATCATCATTATTAAAATTGACATTACAGGATTCGACTGAAAAGAA
Encoded here:
- the LOC143470730 gene encoding TRAF3-interacting protein 1-like produces the protein MNPEVVKKTQDTLGKIIKKPPLTEKLLSKPPFRFLHDICTEVIRTSGFMKGLFTDEEMDSKNVTAKEDKINFLQKVIDCVTLVGGNTLSARPSKIIAGHEPENSNELLQSMARCIRKKLSSVDAVEMILGGKTMKQGRGGGGREKPPSGSKKSDGSSDQREAPTEKRSKHDRSSDGKRERSADKRHRSSSGRRKDREQSSEKNKEPPEGEEASHGRKDRDRRSKHRDKRQQEEEEEGSTPSKPGDEGDVDSQNLNQDPSSRETVEGAESNAPTRAPRPASAKGQRRRPATSRTADPDGQADSPDPNTTAPRKLARPPSARPAAPRVRKQKESSVEGRIDSGGQQRTAPIIVDRDQDTTPSDDDEQFVIEENNVPDFEASTVPDVNGNDAAHDEDEDKTPGHLVTEILKTKKEWEYAAAGQQGGKQKHTEIQRSKVATAQQQKERQMIMKEIDQLRNSVQKLCQSAAPLAKIIDYIQEDMDAMQNELKFWNNENKQHAIKLKEEETVTQNNIEPLNLELQELDQSIASYRNRMAATKANIIKNDEKIKKMVVAVATQS